A genomic segment from Chitinophagaceae bacterium encodes:
- a CDS encoding tetratricopeptide repeat protein codes for MKKLLLVIVLQLGFSLVYSQPVTELQETAKNFMRQGDYANAILVLNRAVQMEPQNIAVLKDLSLNLYYKGDYDKALETLKPVLEMPQADDQSFQIAGSIYRQSGRPEDAEKMYRKGLKKFPQSGILFNDLGEVQWRLQSKEAIKNWEKGIEAEPSYSRNYFNASRYYYYTGNTVWGLLYAEIFINMDPFGPNAPEIKQLLLDGYKQLFKQANIELGNTNKNPFVIQYLQCMNKQSALASTGINTSSLAMIRARFVLDWFANSKNFPYRLFEYQQQLLREGLFDAYNQWLFGTVQSLPAYQNWTNTHADESKTFYNFQKSRVFKIPNGQYYH; via the coding sequence ATGAAAAAACTGTTACTCGTAATAGTATTACAACTGGGTTTTTCCTTAGTTTATAGCCAACCCGTAACTGAACTGCAGGAAACCGCAAAAAATTTTATGCGCCAGGGCGATTATGCCAATGCTATTTTGGTATTAAACCGGGCGGTGCAAATGGAACCGCAAAATATTGCCGTATTAAAAGACCTCTCCTTAAATTTATATTACAAGGGCGACTATGATAAAGCTTTAGAAACTTTAAAGCCCGTTTTGGAAATGCCGCAGGCCGATGACCAGTCTTTTCAAATAGCCGGAAGTATATACCGGCAATCTGGCCGGCCGGAAGATGCCGAAAAAATGTACCGGAAAGGATTAAAAAAATTTCCGCAAAGCGGGATATTGTTTAACGACCTGGGAGAAGTACAATGGAGGCTGCAAAGTAAAGAGGCTATTAAAAATTGGGAAAAAGGCATAGAAGCAGAGCCTTCTTACAGCCGTAATTATTTTAATGCATCACGTTACTATTACTATACCGGTAATACCGTGTGGGGATTATTATATGCCGAAATTTTTATCAATATGGATCCATTTGGGCCAAATGCACCCGAAATTAAACAGCTTTTATTAGACGGCTACAAGCAATTATTCAAGCAGGCCAATATTGAACTGGGCAATACCAATAAAAATCCTTTTGTAATACAATACCTGCAATGCATGAACAAGCAATCTGCATTGGCATCAACGGGTATTAATACCTCTTCACTTGCAATGATAAGGGCAAGGTTTGTATTAGACTGGTTTGCCAACAGCAAAAATTTTCCTTACCGTTTATTTGAATACCAGCAACAGCTTTTGAGAGAAGGTTTATTTGATGCTTACAACCAATGGCTATTTGGCACCGTTCAAAGCCTGCCTGCTTACCAAAACTGGACCAATACCCATGCCGATGAAAGTAAAACCTTTTATAACTTTCAAAAGTCCAGGGTATTTAAAATCCCCAACGGGCAATATTACCATTAA
- a CDS encoding DUF1015 domain-containing protein, whose protein sequence is MITIAPFKGLRPEVQVAKSVASRPYDVLNSKEAKVEAQGNPNSFLHITKSEIDLAADIDTHSAQVYEKAKENLSAFISRGILFKESKACYYLYKLQMNNHSQAGLVCVSSVNDYENGLIKKHEFTRPDKEKDRIDHMMAIGAQTGNVFLAYKNVAAIDELLNKWMHEKNCQYHFISEDNVTHSIWVINDDATIASITQLFKTQVPVSYIADGHHRAASAAKVRKALGKNAPLAAGYFLTTLFPANQLAILDYNRVIKDLNGLNAEDFLQKLEQNFTIENQTAIFKPEAPQQFGIYLEKQWYKLTAKPGTWKQDPIGILDVSIMQEHILTPLLGITDQRTDVRIDFVGGIRGLKELEKRVDSGEMKLAISLYPVSMQQLFAVADSGDVMPPKSTWFEPKLRDGLLTHIINAD, encoded by the coding sequence ATGATTACTATCGCCCCGTTTAAAGGATTAAGGCCCGAAGTACAGGTTGCCAAATCGGTAGCCTCCAGGCCTTATGATGTACTGAACAGCAAAGAAGCAAAAGTTGAAGCACAGGGTAACCCCAATTCATTTTTGCATATTACCAAAAGCGAAATTGACCTTGCTGCAGATATTGACACCCACAGTGCTCAGGTATATGAAAAAGCAAAGGAAAACCTTAGCGCATTTATAAGCAGGGGAATTTTATTTAAGGAAAGCAAAGCATGTTATTATTTGTACAAACTGCAAATGAACAACCACAGCCAAGCAGGCCTGGTATGTGTAAGCAGTGTAAATGATTATGAAAATGGCCTTATTAAAAAACATGAGTTTACCCGGCCCGATAAAGAAAAAGACCGTATTGACCACATGATGGCCATTGGCGCACAAACAGGAAATGTATTTTTAGCATACAAAAATGTAGCGGCAATAGATGAACTTTTGAATAAATGGATGCATGAAAAAAACTGCCAGTATCATTTTATTTCTGAGGATAATGTAACGCACAGCATTTGGGTAATTAATGATGATGCAACTATTGCATCCATTACTCAATTATTTAAAACCCAGGTGCCGGTAAGTTATATTGCCGATGGCCACCACAGGGCAGCATCTGCTGCCAAAGTGCGTAAAGCATTGGGCAAAAATGCGCCACTGGCTGCGGGCTATTTTTTAACTACTTTATTTCCTGCAAACCAATTGGCCATATTGGATTATAACCGTGTAATAAAAGATTTAAATGGATTAAACGCTGAGGATTTTTTACAAAAGCTGGAGCAAAATTTTACCATAGAAAACCAAACGGCAATTTTCAAGCCCGAAGCGCCACAACAGTTTGGCATATACCTGGAAAAGCAATGGTATAAACTTACGGCAAAACCGGGAACATGGAAACAAGACCCAATAGGCATTTTGGATGTAAGCATCATGCAGGAACATATACTTACGCCATTACTGGGCATCACAGACCAGCGCACCGATGTAAGAATAGATTTTGTAGGCGGTATAAGGGGTTTAAAAGAATTAGAAAAAAGAGTAGATAGCGGAGAAATGAAACTGGCCATAAGTTTATACCCGGTAAGTATGCAACAGCTTTTTGCTGTAGCCGACAGCGGGGACGTAATGCCCCCAAAAAGCACCTGGTTTGAACCCAAATTAAGAGATGGCCTGCTCACCCATATTATTAATGCTGATTAA
- the serC gene encoding 3-phosphoserine/phosphohydroxythreonine transaminase: MIHNFNAGPSVLPQSVFQQAASAVINFNNTGLSILEIGHRTPGFIDLMEEARALVKELMSLDDNHEVLFLHGGASTQFMQVPMNLLDNKETAAYTDTGVWGAKAIKEAALFGKVDVVCSSKDQNYSYIPKDFAVPNDAKFLHITTNNTIYGTQWQNIPFTSNSMVADMSSDILSRKLNFNQFDLIYAGAQKNMGAAGVNIVIVNKNILGKVKRRIPTMMDYRNHIAEESILNTPPVFAVFVCLLTLRWLKAEGGIAEMEKRNNIKSEMLYNAIDNSKIFKGTAAKEDRSKMNVCFVMDNKAAEAQFLEYLQPLGIVGIKGHRSVGGFRASLYNALESRSVEVLVKAMNNFEHKY, from the coding sequence TTGATACATAATTTTAATGCCGGGCCATCTGTATTACCGCAATCTGTGTTTCAACAGGCGGCATCAGCTGTTATTAACTTTAATAATACCGGCTTATCTATTTTAGAGATTGGCCACCGTACACCTGGTTTTATAGATCTAATGGAAGAAGCAAGGGCATTGGTAAAAGAACTAATGAGCCTTGATGATAACCATGAGGTTTTATTTTTACATGGCGGGGCTTCAACGCAATTTATGCAGGTGCCCATGAACCTGCTGGATAATAAAGAAACCGCAGCTTATACCGATACAGGTGTATGGGGAGCCAAAGCCATTAAAGAAGCAGCACTATTTGGCAAAGTGGATGTAGTATGTTCCTCTAAAGACCAAAACTATTCCTATATTCCAAAAGATTTTGCCGTACCCAATGATGCAAAATTTTTACACATTACCACAAATAATACCATTTACGGAACGCAATGGCAAAATATACCGTTTACCAGCAATAGTATGGTAGCTGATATGAGCAGCGATATTTTAAGCCGTAAATTAAACTTTAACCAGTTTGACCTTATTTATGCAGGAGCACAAAAGAATATGGGCGCTGCTGGGGTAAATATTGTAATTGTAAACAAAAATATTTTAGGAAAAGTAAAACGCCGCATCCCCACAATGATGGACTACCGCAACCATATTGCGGAAGAAAGTATACTCAATACACCTCCTGTTTTTGCCGTATTTGTTTGCCTGCTTACGCTTCGCTGGTTAAAAGCAGAAGGCGGCATAGCAGAAATGGAAAAACGCAACAATATAAAATCTGAAATGCTTTATAATGCCATAGACAATAGCAAAATTTTTAAAGGCACTGCAGCAAAAGAAGACAGGAGCAAAATGAACGTATGTTTTGTAATGGATAATAAAGCTGCAGAAGCACAATTTTTAGAATATTTACAACCCCTGGGTATTGTGGGTATAAAAGGCCACAGGAGTGTTGGTGGTTTCCGGGCTTCGCTGTATAATGCACTTGAAAGCAGGAGCGTTGAAGTATTGGTTAAAGCCATGAACAATTTTGAACATAAATATTAG
- a CDS encoding nitroreductase: protein MQAAALNELIRNRRSVFTKQFVAGKPIDDEIIKQILCNATWAPNHGHAEPWQFTVFCGEGLKKLATFQSEFYKKNSGENFLQGTYEKLQQTPLLASHIIAIGMKRTSTGKIPEIEDVEAVACAVQNIYLSVSAYGLGGYWTTGGVTYKEEAKSFFNLTAEDKLLGFFYIGHVAVPSAPAKRKSIEEKVNWVT, encoded by the coding sequence ATGCAAGCAGCAGCACTCAATGAACTTATACGCAACCGCAGATCGGTATTTACAAAGCAATTTGTTGCGGGCAAACCCATAGATGATGAAATAATAAAACAAATACTTTGCAATGCCACCTGGGCGCCCAACCATGGCCATGCAGAACCTTGGCAATTCACCGTTTTTTGTGGCGAAGGATTGAAAAAGCTGGCCACTTTTCAAAGTGAGTTTTACAAAAAAAACAGCGGAGAAAATTTTTTGCAGGGCACCTATGAAAAATTACAGCAAACGCCATTGCTTGCTTCGCATATTATTGCTATTGGCATGAAACGTACCAGCACAGGAAAAATCCCCGAAATTGAAGATGTGGAAGCCGTTGCCTGTGCCGTTCAAAATATTTATTTATCGGTTTCGGCTTATGGGCTGGGTGGTTACTGGACAACCGGTGGTGTTACTTACAAAGAAGAAGCCAAATCATTTTTTAATTTGACGGCAGAAGATAAATTGCTGGGCTTTTTTTATATTGGCCATGTAGCTGTTCCCTCTGCTCCTGCAAAAAGAAAATCTATCGAAGAAAAAGTGAATTGGGTTACATAA